The DNA sequence TATACTGAAAGCTACATTATCGATGCTAATTACTATGAATGAGATGCAAACGAGAACTTTATCAAATGTTCTTACTACTATCGAACATATTTTCCAGTGACAGACAGAAGTTGTACATCAAGTTTGTTAAGTTCAGTAATTACCAGTCATGATATATGCCGATCAATCCTCGTTCATAAATAACACCAAGAGTGTTTTTATCAGAAATTGTAGGCACAACATTCATAACCCACAGTTTGGGAGATTCAAGTGCTGCTGCGAAACTTCCCAAACCAGCATTCATATCCATTATGTTGCGGTACCTCCCTGAGTCAATGATACGATTGAACTTCTTGTAAGCCTTTACATGCTTcttccataatttattgtcatccAAGTATGTCTCAACAGAAACTCCAGGGACAGATCCGCTAGCTATTCTGGGAGGAACAGCATTGAGCCTCTGGGGAAACGGTTTAAGCTCCCCTCCAGCAACTTCATCTGGATTATTAACCTCGGGATAAGGAGTTATACACACCTCCATTTTCTTGTACCTAGTACACCACCAAAAGGTAAAGTTCAGTTTTTACAGCTTCTTTAAGAGCATAAAAGAGGGCAATACTGGTGTTACAAACTTTAAAGGaccgaaaaaagaaagaatagaaaaggATAACCAGTCAAAGAAATTTGTCTATCATTCGACTGAAGTCTACTCTATATTAACTCTCTGACTGTGTTTGGTAGCTTGTCAATAGCCTCATCAGTCCGATGACTCCTCACCATGACCCTCAGAACACTGGTGGCTCCAAGAAGGCAATTTTGCTTCAGGAGTCTTCATTTTGTGttatgtaaattgtaacaacTGAAACAACCCTTGCGCAGGTTATCAAGACCCAGAATAATCTCATCATGATTGAATATAACATGAAATTCAAGTgtctgaaataaaaaattcaaaccaGTTCCAATGTTATCTTTCTTGAGTAATAAAGGATTTACAAATGTTTCTTTCCTTCCCGTCACATGCTCAGAATTCTTTATTGCAGCATCAATAGAACCTAAATTAGATTGTGGGTAGCCAGCTAAGTAGCCAATATGGAAAGAGTTCACAGAGAAAGTGAAGTGATACaacaaaatcttgaaattcAGAACTCCAGTCAATTTGATTTCTATCTAGTGAAGCAACTTAGAAAATCGCCTACATTGATACATAAGCAGAAAAGTTTTTTAACAATAACCAAGATATACTCAAAAACCTGTGGTTAAGAAACTGATGaaccctcctcccccccccccccaaaaaaaatattatatatataaaaaataataataataataataaaaaccacAAAAAATGAATTAACAATCGCAAAAAATGTTGAAACAGTCGATTGGAAGCTATAAAGATGTCCATGAAGTTGAAATCAAACTTCTGACAGAGTCAAATCAGCTTAGCTATGAAGTTGAAAATGATTAAACGAGTGAAAGGGTAATCCAACCATTTGAAAGAAGGGACAGGCTGGAGTCATGTCAAGTAATCAAGTTTTAATATGCATTCTAAACCATTTATTCTTGGCAGGTTCAGCTTGAAGTAACAAACAAGAAACAAATATCGCATAACCACTGACAACAATGAAGTTTCCTTTAATAATATCAGCATTAGTTTGATTTTCAATGACAGCACAAGTGGCACAAAATAATACTAGCTCCAAGAATACTAAAGTACATAGACCTACCAAACATCATCTGCATTTTTGGACTCACACACATTAGCATGAGAATCATCTTGTCTCCCATGACATGACTCGGCATTGACTCTCTTCCTCCAGATGGCAATGTCAcccttttcatgtttcttttccCAGCAAAGAAGTTTGGCCATCTCTTCAATCTTTCTTTGTTCATCTTGGAGTTCCTTCTTAGGACGGTTCCATGCTTTATAGTTATTCTTCCAATTAATGGGAGGGCCAGACAATACCCAATAGCCACCAGGTCTAAGAACTCGATCTACTTCCATCATGTACATGCCATctgcaaaggaaaaaaaaatgctattagAAGGAAGTCTCTAGCATCAATGCAATGGATACAGACATTAAATGAACAATAATAATGAACACCAATGAACCCAAAGGGGttgctcagttggcaaagaccaacacctAAAAATTAAGTGGTTacgagttcaactctccttggggccaaACTAtcgggaaaaaaaagaaaaaaaaagaaatgaaggcCAATGAGATATAATAGAACCAATAAAGAACCATAGAACATAATCATATAAGTTTGAGAAAATCTAAAAACCCAGGTGAAAGAGAGTTTCCACGCTTTAAGACAGGAAGATGTAGGTAAATTTACAGTTTCCACACTTTATGACAGCAGCATGTAGGTAAATTTACTGACCATTTCCATGCCATGGAATCAAGCAGCGAGAACAGTGAGCCATATCAAAGGCCCTAGATGGATACGGCAGCTTTATGGTTCCAAGAACACCAATGACTGCTGGCACACCTCTTTCCAAAGCAAATTGAACTTGTGCTTCATGTGAATCTCTTGGGGCAAAAGACATGGCTATTACATTTCTTTTCCAAAGGTATGCACCCCAACTCGCAACCTAAACCATGATCAGAAATAGTCAGTGTATGAACTGAAACACCTAACAAcaaggtggtcattcaattcaACCGAGCTGCTTAGATTTGtgactcaaaaataaaaatcgtaAACCAGACAATGAATTGATTAAAAAGATTAACATACCCCACAACCAGTGTCCAGTGCAGTTCTGACTGTGCCGTTCTCAATTGGAATCACAGATGCAAGTTGGTCAATATATGTATCAGCTCCTTGAGGAAATTGTGTTCCTCCGCCAGGAAACCGAAACACATTGCCCTCATATTGAATCCAGTTCTGAACAGCCTTCTCGACTGTCAAGCTCTTATATGGTGCATTTGCATACGGTACATAATCACGGCTCTTCGGCCAAGGAAAGGGAGTTACATATCCTTTTGGAGCTGGAATAAGGCAATGCAGCTTCTCTTTCTCTGGAGGACAGTGTCTTTCTCTGTAATTCATATTCTCCCTGGGGAAGGTCATAGCACGCTTTTGATCTTGGCAGGGAGTGTAATCAGTATAGCTAGCATGGCATGGCTTAAACACTTGAGCTTTTGATTCAGAATTGTCAATTTCTTGTGCATCACCACCGTGGTGCGTCTCAAAATTCAGATTTGACAGGACACTGCAGTCTGCCTGCTTGGTGATCTCTACAGCTATGCTGTCTCCTTTCCCAAAACCACTTTTCTGCCAAGCTCCCAAAATATAGAAGAAACAACATAAACCAATAACAATAAATATAGACACAGAGCTCCGAGTCCTACTGTCCCCTGAGTTCATTTTCATAGCCATGGCACCCCTGCAATAAATTCCAGACTGTCTCAATAGagctattgaaagaaaaaaaaaatggcatctCAAAGTACAATCTCTACAGAAGACGCCCAATCCCATGTATTTGTGGACTCAAATTATGTTAAGATGGGAGACTGAATCATTTATGTGCAGAcaatatcaaaatcaatccaCCCCTTTTTTGAGGCACTATGTAGATGATATATTACTATCATAACCTATAACAGATGAGTAAATCCCAATCATGACTCTACTGTTTCAATTTAgtatcttccacatataattcTCACAGCTAATTTTCATCATGAAATATCTCATTTGCTTCAACAGAACACAAAGCAAGTATAGCAATAAAGCAAGAAACTAGaactgaaaatgaaaatgaaaaagaattccACAAACAGCATAGAAGCAACAACTTGAATCCTACTTAGTATGACAATATTGAATTTATCTCTTTCCACTTTAAGCTTCAAAGACACCATTTTTGAAGCAGTGTAAGAACTCAAAAATTAACAGCCATTATAAATATATACTAGCATTATAAGATCCCACCGTGGTAAACCAAATTTAGTATGAAATAGACAGATTAAACTAGTGATCATCGAGCAAAAGCTTGATTCAACGTCTAGAACAGTAAAACAGAAAAGTTCACCCCAATCGTGATTTACTGTTTCAGTTTTAATAAACAGTATCTTCCAGATCTGATTCTCGCAGCTGATTTTCAATGTGAAATATCCAATTTGCTTCAACGGACGAGCATAAAGCCAGAAACTGAAAATGAATAAGAATTCCACAAACAGCATAAAAGTAACAACTTGAAGCCTACTTAGTATGACAAGATTAAATTTTCTCTTCTCATTTTAAGCTTCAAAGAAACCATTTTGAAGAAGTGTAAGAActcaaaaactaaaaaacattataaataaataatagcaTTATAAGATCCCACAGCAATAAACCAAATTAAGCGTGAAATAGACCGATTAAACTAGTGAACAACGAGCAAAAATTTGATTCAACATCTAGAATAGTAAAATAACAATTTCAGTTCTCCACCTTCGATTTCATGTCTGAAAATAGTAACAAGAAATCTTAGGCAGCTATAAATCAATAGAAACAGCACATTCCACACCAAATCTAGCAAATTAACTTTTCACAAAACGAAGTATTTGAACTAAGATTCATCAGAAGGTGAAAAGGTGGAGAATAAACAATAATAGCAAGAGTAAGAGCTCAGATCTCTAACCAATCTCAGTAAGAGAGGAAAGCCAATTCAAGATCTTGAAAACAAGAGTGAGTGAGTTCACGCATTCATCTCCGATTCAAGTAATGTCCTTTCTCCGGactagcaaaaaaataaaaaaaataaaaagctgaAAATCTCAGAGAgagcagaagaagagaaaaaagaactaAAGGCGCTAGGCATGAACCCTAAAATTTGGAGGAGAAGAGGAAGCAGTGGGGGTGAGACTACAGCAGCAGAGGTTTATTAGCAGTTCATAACAAGATTGCCTTTAATGAACCCAAAAACAAGATTAACAAGATtacttttcagaaaaaaaaaacacaagcgTCGCGTGACGCCACGCGCATGATCTAAAGTTCTTGGGTTGTCTCCTGTTGTTGATATTGCGTTTGTAACAAATTTTGTGTTCCGCGTGGACATGACTGCCGACTACCGACAGTCCAGTCGACTGGCTGAGTGCATATTATCATCGCTTATCCGACTGCAGAGGCACAGTCTCATCGGTTTTGACTGCTCTGACCGCTACTGAAAGCACCAAAGTCTACCGTGGGTCCAACAACTTCTTGGAAGCCAGCACAAACGCTTAAGGGTGCGGTTTGGCCGTCCTTGTTTTAAGCTctctttgttttgatttatgtttcaaTTTGTCATGGTTATTCCTATTTTTTCAGACATTTGTTATGATTTATGAtccatatttatatttattataacGGAGAGGAATAGATATGCCACCGATATCAAATATGCTAGTAGATAGCACCAATAAAAACACATGAtagagtatcattcaggaataATGTgaaggtcatttcagaaaaagggaaaagaaagataaaCACAAGaaatgctagcatacttgatatcggtgacATACccaatattttttcttattataaattaaaataaatcacaaataacAAATTGCTGAAGaattatttgtgatttgtgaccACAAATCATTTCTTATTGTTGATACTATGATTTAATGATTTAATGAGTACGTGGTCACTACAACACATTATTGAGGGCTAATAATGTCATTTCATCTTATTTTACAAAACGGggcttcttcttcctcgtctTTCCACCTTCATTGTTGAACGAGAGAAAATTTTGCACATATCTAAGAATCTTATGAATCAATCCTACCGGTAGAACCACAAGATTGGCCGGATAGAGTACAGATCTTCCATCCtcacctctttctctctctctgatcaGGCTGAAATCAGATCTCATAGACAGAAGATTAGTACTACCTGGTGGATCTtgtgtttttaatttcaaaccTCTCTGTGTGTGAAGATCAGAATCACAAATGGCAATATAATAGAGAAATGATCAAAATCACAAGCACAACCCAAGTGTGGCCTCTGCTAGCTTCCTCAACCTCCTCAAGTGGTTCCCTCGCATCAAAACCTATCAGCCATTGGAGGGCGCCTCTGACAGTTCGACTACATCTATTATTGCGCCAAAACAACAATAACAGCAACAACATCGCCCCCTGCGTCGCAGGAGTCTGATTCACCGACCAAAGAGGAGGAGATTGCCACGAGGGCTTGCTTTCCCATTTCACTACTTCTCTTTCCATTGCAATTTTTCTCTACTCCAACACACAGTACCTGAATAACAGAGTAGAGACTCGGGAGAagcttttatcattttttttttctcacttttgatgTAAGCAATCCTATAAGAAGAAGGATAAAGGGTTTcgaggaagacgaagaagaaatgTTGGAATCTGTGGAGTagttgggaaaaaaatcgtctgtaattccgatctcatacaattccgtaaaataccaccttcagagggtgacacgtgtattgataccaatgcaatggtccagatctgatttaaatgcatcttcactgatttaagattttattagttgtatcagatctggaccattgtattggtatcaatacacgtgtcaccccatgaaggtggtatttcacggaattgtacgagatcagaattgcagacgatttcaacccgagTAGTTGGGGCACAAAATATATTGCAGCATCTCACATGTTTGATTAAATTACTGAGAGAGTAGTATTTAGAGAAATCAGAAGTTAGAATTATAGAAATAGGCATACCAAACTTATTTCTCATTATGTAATCTATTGTATAAAAAGTAACCAAACGGTTATTATTTGTGACAGATAATATATTGTCACAAATGATTTCTCAAAAATAGGTAATAAATTCAAATATAAACTATAGCCTTAGTAGAAATAGATCTATTTATTTACACGTGAGTCACGTGACCAGGGCAAGGCTTCGAAATTACATAAATCAAATaactaaagaggaaaaaagaaagtcaAAGACGTCTTGTACTCAATGAATAAGATTTTCTATTGAATCAAGGAGTCAGCTATGCTGCTAATATTTCTTagtatataataaaataaagaaattgtgAAAGTTGCAATCGAGAAGAATATGATGTGGAGATTCATTGGCGGCTAGGGTTGGTAGGAGTTCTTTACGCCTAAGAAGACCATTGGTAGTGATGAGGCCATCAGAAGATACCCCACCATAAGAAATTACGAATCTTTAAAAATGTAAAAGCGAACCAAATTTTCCTCCAAACATATTATGGAGTGTGATTACCATGTTCACGATCAAAAGTGGATGGGGAAGAGGAGGCTTTGTGATCAATTTGATTGCAAATGAAATGATAGGCTGATTTCACGGAGTAGAAAATGTCTCTAGAAGCTCCCCATACCTAAAAATCTAGAGAAGAGATGCTCAATCTAATATTCTTGATTGTTGTTGTGTCCTCAGGATGAAGATTTTGTCCAATATGTCATCTCTCCATCTTCTGTTATGGCGGTCAATCAGCTCAGTGATATACTCACATCTTTGATCtctacagagagagagagagagagagagagacgggaATCCAGCAATCCTCTTGGAGTGGTGAGCAGCAAACAATTTGAAGCGGAAAGCTACAAATTTTTGCATTGTCATGGTGACCGATTTTAGTAACACCTCCTTACTTGCTTACGATAGTAATTGTTGCTTCCAACTTTGAAGTTCACCACTCACTTTCTCGTTAATTTCCCTAAAAAGATCTAGCTTTGAGATGCAACATTGGGTAGGGAGGCTGAGATACTTCTCTGGAGGATCACCATATGGGATTTTGAGAATTCAATAGAACCATCTCTTGATTATGGGATTAGTGTTAGGGTTGAAAATGAGGGATGATTTTTGCAAATTTATTTGTTGCCACTTGCTTAACAAAACAAATTCAAACATTCCTTGAGGTTATGAATCTCAAAAAGAGAGGCTtctatttgagatttaaaatgtaatcgcaagcaTACAGATTAGTGTAactacgggttgaacacagggagaacagtcactttatttttggcttcttttaataatgtgaaagtgaaccaattaatggttgtgatataatcctaactaccatcctaaacatatgtatctaaaataacgtcctaactaTTCGTCATTTAATAATTGAAATacgcaaaccacgcaattaaaaagcaatgaaggaaaaaaaaatgttgaaagaaaaataaagtaaaagaaaggggataaagctaaaaagacgctcacaagtaggtttctctacttagtccgagTGATGTATTATAacatgagcttccctacttgaccagagagttcctcttacaagggttactctatttgactttagggaaaatgaggcaattgaaataaaaataataaaatgatggttctatggataggaggggcaaagccaacacatacactagctatgaaccctagagagaagggaaagcaataatgtaatgactgaaattaaaatcctaaat is a window from the Macadamia integrifolia cultivar HAES 741 chromosome 5, SCU_Mint_v3, whole genome shotgun sequence genome containing:
- the LOC122079313 gene encoding probable methyltransferase PMT2, with the protein product MAMKMNSGDSRTRSSVSIFIVIGLCCFFYILGAWQKSGFGKGDSIAVEITKQADCSVLSNLNFETHHGGDAQEIDNSESKAQVFKPCHASYTDYTPCQDQKRAMTFPRENMNYRERHCPPEKEKLHCLIPAPKGYVTPFPWPKSRDYVPYANAPYKSLTVEKAVQNWIQYEGNVFRFPGGGTQFPQGADTYIDQLASVIPIENGTVRTALDTGCGVASWGAYLWKRNVIAMSFAPRDSHEAQVQFALERGVPAVIGVLGTIKLPYPSRAFDMAHCSRCLIPWHGNDGMYMMEVDRVLRPGGYWVLSGPPINWKNNYKAWNRPKKELQDEQRKIEEMAKLLCWEKKHEKGDIAIWRKRVNAESCHGRQDDSHANVCESKNADDVWYKKMEVCITPYPEVNNPDEVAGGELKPFPQRLNAVPPRIASGSVPGVSVETYLDDNKLWKKHVKAYKKFNRIIDSGRYRNIMDMNAGLGSFAAALESPKLWVMNVVPTISDKNTLGVIYERGLIGIYHDWCEAFSTYPRTYDLIHANGVFTLYKDECKAEDILLEMDRILRPEGAVIFRDEVDVLIRVKKIARGMRWNTKMVDHEDGPLVPEKVLVAVKQYWVVGGKNSTTS